The window ATCCATACCAACTTAAACCATCGAGTACCACTGACTCTTCGATCGCCGGAAGCCGCCGCTTAATCTACAAGGATCCTTGACTCGATCAAACCATGGCCGCCCCCAAAAACCTCCTTGGTGCAATCGTCGACTCATCGAGAAAACTTGAACAAGATCACCGACCCCTTCCTCTGATCTCTGGCTTCGTCAATCGACCGGAAAATCCCGTCCGGCCACACCCATCAGACGCGGGCACGGTCAGAGACCGACACCAACGCGCGGCGCAGCCTGACGAGAGGGAGGGGAAAAAAAAAACCCCACAAAACCCTAGTGTGTGACTTCCCCGGAGCGAATAGGAAGTGTCGAAAGAAGTATTTCCTTCTTTTGAATGATTAAAAGAACAACATCGGAATTTAAACAAGAAACTACGAGGTCCGACTGATACAAATGAAACGCTGGAGATACAAAGAGACAAGAAAGCCACTCCGAAGAGCCAAGATGAGAATGAGCCATGTCAAACAGTGTACTTCCGTTTTTCAAACAAGAGTGAATGAACACGCGGTCAACGGGGGTCTCACACTTTTCCAAACAAGATGTAATGAACAGGCGGCGGCTCCTATATCGCCGGCGGGTAATAGAAAAGAAAAACTTCCCAGTTAAAAATAACAAGAGTGAAAGTGGACCAGCCAATCAAATGAATAGAATAATTAACAACTAGTCAGTTTAACTGTTTATTTTTGTCAGCACCTTACCAACTACATGTCGTACTAGGATTCAACATCCAAAATGGAGGCCGTTTGAGTTTGACTCCACTTTAAATTACAAAGAAACCGGGGCATATGTTCAGTTTCTGCACGCATTATTGCGTTGTTTATATGCCATATGGTATCTCATCACAATACATAATCTCCAAAACGAACCCACCACATCATCCTCTGCTCCTTTGTTTGCTCTGATCTTATCAACTCGGTGAAACCCATCTTCTCTTTGGCTCTGGTTTGTGTTCTTTGCATCTGATAACTGGTTTGTTCTGGGCTTAGATTGTGTTGGTTGTTGTAGTTTTCTTGTGGATTTTGTCAATTTAATGTTATGAAATGCATGGATATACTATAGAGTGATTATGTTGTTTGTTTAGTTGGTACAATTTATGGTCTTTGTTTTTTCTTTGTTCTGTAGTGGTTTTGTAGGAGCAGTAGTTAGTTTTGGTTTGCTAGTGAAATTGAATCTTTGGGTTATTGGAATTGGGATGTGTTTTGGTTGATGTGAATTGGAACTTGTTTGTATAATTTGTTTGTTTTTAGTTTTCAAAATCATGTCTTTTTGGGATGCAAGATCATATCTTTATAGGATTGTGGTCTTAATAGTGGTTTTGTTAGAGCAGCAGTTGATTTTGTTTCAAGTGAAATCGAATTTCTGGGTTGGTACTTTGCTTTGTTTCTATTTCTCAAAATCGTTTCTTTATAGTATGCAAGGAAGAGAATGGCTTTCATCTTCATCTTGGAGTTTTGGGATATTCTATACCAGTCCTGCAGTCTGAGATGTGGCTTTGTAGCATATACCAGATAGTTCCTTTCAAATTTCAGCTTCTTAACGAGTAGTTTTGTATACAAGTTCTTCCTAGTGTTGCTTGAAACTTCTGCATTCTTACTTTGTGCTGCTTAGCCCTTTAGTGAATAGGTCAATAAGGTTTTGATTTCTCTGACTTAGCACTTTGATTTTCTCATACTAAGGGGCTTTGTGCCTGATGCATGCAATAGGAAAGATGCCCATAGCACAAACTTTCTGTGTCATGGTGATTAGTTAGACATATGGAGGTCATGAACAAAAAAAATTGATCTTCTTTTGAGGCATCAGTTGTGTATCATTTGTCGATGTGATTTCCCGGATCACATGCTATATTACAGTTCATATAGTCTTCAAAATATTCAAAGAAATTTTGCTTGTAGAAAGCAAATAAGGAACTCGTAATAAAGATAATCTTGACTGCTATTTTTGCTGTGTGATCTACTAATTTTGCTTTTTCAAGTTCCTTTTAAATAGTTTCATGTTCTACAGTTTTTGGTATTAGTATAGATGGCTAAGGGTATCAAGATAGCTTTGATTGATCTTTTTCTGCCTTTTCTATTAACTTTTATATAAAGGTCAAGGGATGCACATCCTCAATCCTTGCATTTTTTAAGTCCCATATTATTATCCAGTGGAACAGTAATGTGGCTATTATTTTTCATTTATCTAGAGGTACATTGTTTTGAGATAAGTGGCTTTGCACAGCTGTTCTTCTGCGTATTCATTACAAGTTTTATTAGTTTTTTGTCTTTGTCGTACACGAGTTGCTGGTAATGTGTGCTTAAGTGAGAAGCATTTTGAGGAAAAACTTGTCCATGGCAGTTCACTTTTTTCAAAAACCTTGTAATGAAAGCAGAGGTAGAGTTACATCTTGACAGGAATCTTTCTTTTGAAGTGTAGGAACGATGCCTGAGAAAATAACTCCTGAGGATCTTTTGAACAACATTGTGGGCTTAGCTGAAAATAGTTCAAAACAGAAATCTGTGCCGTTTTTTGGCGACGACAAATCAGATTCTGTCAGTTCTCAGTTGAATCGGCTATTTGGACGCCAAAAACCTGTCCACCACCTTTTGGGTGGAGGAAAATGTAGGATATGTCTCATACAGTTTTTTTTTTTTTTTCCAATGTCGTATAATAACAAATTTTGAAGTATAAATTTTTATTTAAAGAACTATAACAATGAAAGAACATTGGAGATGCTTTTATGCAATTAAAGTTGTTACTTGTACAAACTAAGCTTTCTGTTTTAATTCTTGTGTAGCTGCTGACGTGTTGTTGTGGAGAAACAAAAAGATATCAGCTAGTGTTTTAACTGGTGCAACTTTTATCTGGGTGCTCTTTGAATGGCTCAATTATCATTTCTTGACTCTTGTGGGTTTTGCTTTGGTTCTTGGTATGCTTGCTCAATTTATCTGGTCAAATTTTTCAGGATTCGTTAACAGGTGATTCTAAATGCTTAGTTTGAGCTGCTTCTTCTTTTTCTTTTCTGCTTTGTTCCGTGATCTAGTGTTATGTGGAGCTGAATTGTATGATCTTGGTCTTGCATTGTTCTGGTAGTAGGTCCTCTTCTAAAGTACCTCGCCTTGTTCTGCCGGAGGAGTTATTTGTCAACATTGCCATCTCAATTGGTGCTGAAATTAATCGAGGGCTGGAGTTTATTCAGGATGTTGCTTGTGGAGGAAATTTGAAGCAATTTCTTGTGGTATGTTTATATGTTCGAATGTTTTTTAAGTTGAGGAAGTATATTTGCATGTCAGTTGTTAAATTGGATGTGAATGATTCAGATACATCTGCACTCACCGCCGGCTTTGCATTAAAACTATATACATTTGGTCTAATGATTGGTATGCAAAGCTAGGTCTGTAAATTAGGTTCTCAGCAAAATGCCACCATATTTTTGTTGCACAAGCAATTTCTTGGCTTTTAAATTGTAGTAGTTTGATGGTAATAGCAGTACTGTATTTTGAAACAACCTCATGCTGTCATACTATTACTTAATGTCTTGAAGATTGTCATGAACTCTGGTGACAATTTCCCAGGTTGTAGCAAGCTTGTGGGCTGCTTCAGTTATTGGAAGCTGGTGCAACTTTCTGACAGTTTTGTACATTGGTGAGTTTCCAATCACCCAAGTAATGAGAATGCAATTTGGATAACCTTTAAAATGGTGAATTAATCTTTGATTCTGGACCAAAGTTTGCAATGTCTCTGTTATAGTCGTCTTCATTGATGTATTACCTCACTATGGAGATATGAGCTACTACTATGTTAAAACAGGAAAGGGGGAAGGGGGGGGGGTGGGGGTGGGGGGAGATAACAATTAAAATTTTGATTACTCTGTTGCATTTGAAAAGGTTTAGAATAAACACGATTAACGATTACTCTGTTGCATTTCAATAGGTTTAGAATAACTGCTGTATATTTGGGATCATAACGCTATAATCTCCTTTTTAATTTCCTGCATTTTCTTTCCTCTCAAGGCTCAACACAATGAATCCAAGCTGTGCATATTAGTATCTCATTATTTAGGCCAACTGTAAAGTTCTATTATTGTTCTTCATATGCTTGAGCTAGGAATATTTGTGGGAATTATTTATGCGCTTTTATGTTTTGTTAAGTCTTTAATTTTCTAGTAACATGTGATTTAGTTATTCTTGTTACACTACTGTTGACTGATAGTGTTGAACTTTTGACAATTAGGTTTCGTTGCTGCTCATACATTGCCAGTTCTGTATGAGAGATATGGTGATCAGATCGATGACTTTGTGTACTCAGTCTTTGGACAGCTTCAAAATCATTATCGCAAGCTGGATAGTAGTGTCCTCAGCAGGATCCCTAAGGGGAATCTGAAGGCAAAGAAACATGATTAAGATACATGTCTTGCCTAGATACTGTAAAGTACTAGATATTCTTGTTCATGTTACAGTATCATAATCTTTAAACTTCACGTAATTAAATCTCCTTTTAAACTTGTTACCTTGTTTAATCTTAGTGTTCTGTTCAGGGATTTCGTTAACCAAACAAAACATTGTTTGTCACACCAATTTAAATCTCATAGCTAGAAATAATGAGGCGTTGGGTTATGTTGTTAAGGACCGTATAATCATCACAATTTTGGTGTAAAGTTTGTTTGGAGTCAAATTTTCTGTTGTATGGTTCGGATTGATTGGAGATCACGACTGTATTTTTCGGTAGCTGATTGAGGCATCTGCCTTGAGCTCCTTATGTATAAGAGGGAAGTTTAGGGATCCATTTTCTAGCGGCTCTGAAATCTTAAACATCACCTGAGATTTACAAACTAGCAAGTACGTAGTAGTTCTTTAAAGTTGAACTTTCAACTACTTCACTTGCCATTTGACCGTATCCCGATTTGCACAAGGGATTGATTCATTGATTGCATGGTTCTCAATGAAAGCATCGATTACATTACACAAGTGTCTGAGCGTGAGAATAGAGCTCGACAGAGCGTGCATGGATGGTGTTTCCATGTGTTGAACATGCAATGCAGCAACCTTCCATGAGTTCTACTCACTTCTGGGCCCTCATTTCCATTTGGGAGGAATATGTGGAGCTTGATTTATGATCTCCCTTTATTTCATTTTCACCCAATAACACACCATGCAGATAGATTCTCTGCCTTCTCAGGCCCCTTGAAAAGCCATCGTTATTAATTGTCTTCCTCTAAGCTTTCCTAATATGATTAAGCTGTACCAAAATATATATTATATCTAACAGATTAGGAAATAAGAATCAGTTTGGGAACGTTTGTCTAACTAAGTATATATAATGTCTGTCATGAGTTTAGTTGAAGGAGCTCTTCCCTAATGTATAGGTTATCTTGCATCCCTTATCCCTAATGTGCATTTGTTCAATTGTTCACTTGTTTGTTTTTTTGTTTGCAAAATATGTTTTAAAAAGCTTTTCCATTATACATATATGAATATAATTTTTGAAGATTATGTATTTCCGACAAAACATTGATTTTATCGCGTAGTTAACACGATCATGAATGGCTACTAGATACTCTCGACATTGATGGTCGACGTGTATAACTAAGTACCATGTTTTCCGATAAAGAGCTTACGTGTTACCTTATTCTTTTCGTGTTATTTTTTGGTTCGTTATGTATTTAATGGTCTATAAATAAGGGAGGACATGAGTGTTAAGAATCAGAACCATTTTGATTTACTCTCAAACATATACTTACGTCCCTGGTCTCGATCCTTTTGTTCATTCATTCCTTAATGGTGATTTTCTGTGGCATGAAACCTTGTTTCTCCAAGTTGGTCATGAAGGAAGACCAAGTTCCAACTCTCCTCTTTCTCTATACAGAAAATGATGGAGATGACGACGATGACGATGATGATGTAGCACCAGCAGCATAGAGTGCAACATTTATATATGTTACGAATAAGAGCATACGTGTTTGATACTTCATCATCAACATGAGCTCACGAAGATAACATTTTACAGAAGTAGTAAGATTCATCATCATATCAGCATATATATATACATATGTACGTATGCAGGTTTCTTATATGTCTATAAATCCCAATATATTAAGAGGTGCAACTGTATTGCATCATTTGCACGTATATGTAGAAATGATATATGTAATAAGTACGTATACGTACTCGTGTACTTGAGATTGTTAAGAATATTATTGATCACGCTTTGTTGGTCTGTGTTTTGCTCTTCCACCTATATATATATATATATATATATATATATATATATATATATATTACTTACTAGTAGTAGTAAGTAGTAGTAGTAGTAGTTACTTATATAAGTAGTAAGTAACGTAAACGTTAACGTAACGTAAAGTAAACGTAAAGTAACGTAGGAAGTAGGTAACGTAACGGAACGTAACGGTAACGGTAACGTACGTAAGTACGTAGTAGTTAGTACGACGTAACCGAACCGTACGTAACCGTAACGTAACGTAAGGTTACGGTACGTAAACCGAACTTAAACGTTTAACTTAATTAAGTTAAGTTAAGTAAAGTAAGTAACGTACGTAACGTACGTTACGGTTAGTACGTTAACGTTAACTACGTACTTAACCTAACCTAAACCTTAAAACCGTAAGGTAACGGTTAACCGTACCCGTAAAACCGGAAACGTAAAACGTAAAACGTTTTAAAACTTTAAACGTTAACGTAAGTAAAGTAAAGTAAGTACGTACTACTACTACTAACTACTAGACACGTATATAATATAATAACTATAGTACGTTACGTTACGTACGTACGGTTACGGTTTACGTTTAACTTAGTTNTCGTAATACTAACTACTACTTAATTAAAGGTTAAGGTACGGTAACGAACGTAACGTTAGTTACGTACGTACTACTTATTACTCGTACGTAACTAGTTAGTAAGTAAGTAAGTAAGTAATATTAAGTTAAGTTAAACGTAACGTTAACGTTAACGTACCGTACGTTACGTTACGTTACGTAGTAGTTAGTAAGTAAGTTAATTATTAGTACTACACTCGTTGTTGTGTGTTGTGTCTCTACTACTATATATATATATATATATATATATATATATATATATATATACCTTTATACAGTGAAATGAGTGAGATCTTTACAGTAAATTTGCAAGAAAGTTTCACAAGGTATATAGACAAGTAGAATCCAAAACGTCAATCTTCTTTCGAATTAGCTAGATGGATATATACTCTTTTCGATGTTTTGGTCAGATAAGTCATTCTAATGCAAGCTCCAGCGTGTCAGATGACACTGGAGATTGGGAGTGTGCATGGACTGTTCCATCCACGAATGGAATGTGCAGCGCAGCTACTTGCCTTTTCGAAAAACGAATGGTGAATCCGTTCACCATGCATCCCTTTCGTGCTCTCGTTTTCGACACCATATCAAAGTAAATATCTCTGCATAATCAGTAATTCCGGCATTTCCTTATAAATATAAGGTGAAGATCTCCTAGCTAGCTTCATAGATTCAAAACAAACAATGGCGAGTTGTCCTATCATGAGTTCTGGCAAGTTGGTTGATGGCAGCAGGGTTCGGGATCCGTATCACTTCACCGGAATCACGATCTCTCTCCTCCATGTTCATGAAGAAAATGACGATGACGACTCCGATGATGATGCAGCCAGTGTTGCTCCAGCCGCATAGCTACAGATCAGTTCTCCGATTGGCATGAAATATGCATATGCTACAGATCAGTTTTCCCGATTGATATACATATGAGCTAGCTACGTACTGCAGCTCCTGTAGCTAGTAATACAGTCACTTCGTATGTGCTTAGTTGTATTATCCTCTTCTATCTCAGCTCTCTTTTTAGTCCATGGAGAGTTGGGCATATTATGACCAAAAGAAAAATGATCGTTTAGAGGTTGATCGATTATTGAATTGTTAACTATCTATCTTCCCCTACAAAGTCAATAATGTTAAAAAGATTCACCAAATTTTCGATGTCCAAAATTTTCACCTTCTATTTGTGTAGTAGATTTATGTTATTATGTTCCGACACTTACCCCATTAATCAGAATTAGGTTGAGTTTAGGGTTTAAACTCCATGCATATACATTACACTTGCCATAATTTATGGTTGGTCCTATATATATGTTTCTGTATGTACTCCTCCTCTTTCATTTCTCGAATAGAAGGGTTTTCTTCTCGATGTAAAACTTCGCTAAACACCTAGTCCATAACCGTCAAACAAGCTCATGAGCAACAACCAATACTGAGCAAAACAATGCACTCAGTCACTCACAGATATATTTCATGTAATGGTAGTAAACTAGTAATATATGTGCAAGAAAAAAATAATTAAACACTCAATAGTTTGCGCATTCGTACGCGTTTCTAGATCTGGCCTCGTGAAATCGACTCCATGTCTGTAACTTATAGCAATTTAGCACGGTTTTCCGGTCAGATTCAAGCTCGAATCCAAGCCTAACCCACCTCCATCACTCACAGTACGTGCTATAAATATGAGGAGCTGCTAAACCCTTCGCTTCAAAACACGAGCTAAGCTAGCTACTATGAGTTTGAGTTTGAGAGAGCCTGAGAAGGTTGGAGAGATCGAAGAATCGATTTTGCTGTTGGTGGTTTTTTCATTCTCTAGCGAGCTAGCTTTCCATTCGGTTCATTTTTCTTGTTGAGCTTGGTCTTTGTTAATCTGTGTTGTTCTTGTTTCTTACTGCAAGTAGTTAGGTTGGACATGTATATTCAATGGAGAAGTCGAGTGTGAAGAACTTGGAGGCCTGTGTTCGGTAACTGACCAGGTGAACGTTATTGACCAAATTAGATAGAAATTAATGAAACAAGCAGATCAAATGAGACTATTAATGAGGCGCACGTCAAATCGACAGTGTCCAAATATTTGGTTAAAAAATGTGCATTTACAATGATCAAATTTAAAAGTAAGAGTTTGATTAGTGGAATCTAGATGATACATTAGCATGCATAAGTACTAAATTCCGTCACAATTCTAAATGACAAATAATTTCTCTCACAAGCAATATTTATGATCTAAGCAATGACAAAATTGTTCATTACGCATAATACCGTTTGGTCTAATGACCTTAGTTTTCTCTTTATAGGTAAGAGGTTGTATTTAACTTAAGAAATACTAGTTGTAATTTGAGTTAGTTGGTGTAATGAACAAATTTTTGTTGTTACAATGAAGTTGTGTGACGAAGTTGCATTTTAAATCATTCCGTCTATATGTATATATCATGTTAAGTGTTATAAAACTTACTCACATGCTATTTATGATATGATCAACAATGAGATTATTTTGTACAGTGAAGTTCCATTTTGTCTTTTTTTTTTTTTTTCCTAACCAAGGAAAATGTAGAAGACAAAAGAAGACAAAAGAAGATAGGGGCCATCATTTTTACCAAGTACCATCCCCTTCAGTTAGGGGCAACACAAGACAAAAGAAGAAAGGAGGTGTGCCAAAACTGAAATGGCCTCATTTTATTTCTCTCTAGGCTTGCACGTTCGGCCCAAACAAGACTCGTTCTTAAATCACTTCCGTCCAATGCATTCGGCAGATTCAGTTTTAGTCAATCTCACACATAAAAGCTCCTCTGTTTTGGTGACTTGATATGAAAATGGCGCATGCAGATCAAGCCGTCCGCGTTATCCTGTGTCGCTGCCTGAAACTGGAAGTACATTTTACATGTTCAACGTGTACAACGTAAGGACCATGTTTCATGTTTCTAACTTCTCTCTTCTCAGCCCAACACACATATCTCTACTATTTTCAACTAGTGTTTGATTTCTCAAACCTTTGTCTCTTCCTCTCCTAACTTCTGGGGACTATAATTTCTAGCCTCTTGGTTCAGTTTTGAGCACAAAGCTCTTCAATTTCAGAGAGCCATTGACATTCTGTAGAATTGGGGGAGTGATGGCTATGCATGTTAGCAGTGCAGGGTTTTCTATTTTTAGTCACAGGAGAGTTAATAGAGTAAGAGCTGTTGCTTCTGAAAATGTGAGCATAGAGGAACAGAAGGTGCAATTGGGGGCTTCTGAGTTGAAGGTGACAAAGCTTGGGATTGGAGCTTGGTCTTGGGGTGACACCAGTTATTGGAACAACTTCGATTGGGATGGTGAGTTTGCTCAATTTTCAATTATGTAAGATTCACAAGATTGAAACTTTGAGAATTATTTGAAGGGTAAGTTGCTCAATTATACATAGGAAAGACTGAAAAGATTGAAATTTGAGATACCCTTTTGAAATTGGTGATTTATTGTTGTACAATTGTGGCTAAAGTTAGCTTTCCAGAGTTCATGTGTTCACTTTTTCCATTTAAGAGAGTGTTTATGTTAATTTAGCTTGACTTTGAGAACCTGTGTTTACAATGTAAAGCCAAAGTGACTTTAAATTGAAAATGAGAAGAAGTAAGCTGTATTTGAAATTTGCAGGAATTCATATTTATGAAATGGTAATTGTTGTAGTTGTTTTATGTGGCCTTATGTAACTTTCTTGGCCAATGAATCTTAAAATTTAAATTTCAAACAGTACGAGTTAGAAACAAGTGCCCATGTATGTTTGAAGAATTTCAAGGATTGTGGAAGCTTTCTAGTTTGGATTATCAAGTACTTTAGGTTAAGTTGTTTAAATTTGAGTGAAGGAAATGAAATATTGTGCTCATGATTGCAATAATGTTTTGTGAGAATGGCAGATAGGAAAATGAAGGCTGCTAAGAATGCTTTTGATGCCAGCATTGATGGTGGCATTACCTTCTTTGATACTGCTGAAGTTTATGGCTCCAGGGTGAGAAAATCGTGTCTTGTAGTTTGTTTGTTGTTTTGTTTCAGTCAAATAGATGCCTAGATTTTCTTCGGATAATCCAATCAAAATCATCATTTTCCACTATTGCAGGCTTCTTTTGGCGCTATAAATTCTGAAACTTTACTAGGAAGGTACATTCTGGGATTGTGATCTTGTCTCATTCAACTCTCTAGTCAGCAGACAGTGCAACTAATCATGGTTGCTTTCTGCTTTTTGAGAATATTAGCATTCAAATCCAGTGAATTTCTTACAGATTTATCAAGGAAAGGAAAGAAAAGGATCCAGAAGTGGAGGTTGCTGTTGCAACCAAATTTGCAGCTTTGCCTTGGAGGCTGGGTCGTCAGAGCGTCCTCTCTGCCCTGAAGGGTTCCCTCAGTCGCCTTGGTCTTTCTTCAGTAGAACTGTATCAACTCCATTGGTAGGTCTTTACGAGACTTTCATATGCTCTTTCTACAAGCATATATATTTCTGCTAATGTAACCACTAACTACAATAGCTAATCAAGTTTGTATCTTGATTTCAGGCCAGGAGTGTGGGGAAATGAAGGTGGTTCATCTGTAACATCAATTTTATATTTAACAATTATTTGTCCAGGTGATAACTACATATGTTAATCACCTTTGTATCTGAAGAGGCTTAATCCTTTGGAATAAATCAATTTTCAGGATATCTTGATGGTCTTGGAGATGCTGTTGAGCAAGGCCTTGTGAAGGCAGTTGGTGTCTCAAATTATAGAGGTATAATCACTTTATTATTGATAAAAGTGGGCAGGTCGAACGATGATATACTTTCTCTACAATATAAACATCCTGTCTCTTTCTTCTTTACTTTAGCAAGCAAAGAAGAACTGCATGCCCCTCTATAATTGATCAGAACATGATGCATAAAGTTCTTCGTTTCAGAAAAGAGATTGCGTGATGCCTACGAGAAACTCAAAAAGAGAGGTATCCCCCTAGCGTCAAACCAGGTGAATTACAGCCTCATATACAGGGCACCAGAGGAGAATGGAGTTAAGGCTACCTGTGATGAACTTGGAATCACTTTGATTGCCTATTCACCTATTGCTCAAGGTGGAGTGTGAAACTTTTGCTGTATTGCATTTACTATTATCATTTTCACTCAATATGGCAAGAAGTTATATTCTTCTCAGTTCACAGCATTCAAGACCCTCTCTGCATAAGCTTTTAAAAATTGACACTGGTTTAGTTATTTATATCAACTTAGTAAAGGTATAAACTCAGGAGAAAAAGAATAAAAAAATAATTGAGGTTAGAAAAACAGGCTTGCTCACCTTTTGCTATCAGCGGCTTGATTTTATGACATTTAAGTAGTTATCTTAACTGCAGCACTATGATCTTATTACTTTTCTGGTTCTACCGTGAGAACTTTATTCAGGCACTTAAAACTTCACCATCCTACCATCCTATCTCTCTTCTGTATTCCAATGCCTTTTCTTATCGGTTTGGTTATGGTTGAATTCAACTACTGATGGATAAGTGGTAATGTTGCATGGTAAATCTCTTACGTGAGTCATCTGAGCAATATATATGAATTCATCTATTTGATGTTCCACTTGTATTGAATTCAACTACTGGTGAATAAGTGGTTATTACTTTACTAGTTTTACAAAACAAGTCAAACGTCCGCCTTTCCCCCCCTAACTGGACAGTTTTACAGCTGTTCGGAGGCAAAAGGATGTGAATACTTGATTACTTTAGTCTGTATAGCTTAATCTAGCACTGCCCTGGGTATGATGATTATAGATTTAGTCTTTGGGTATTAGGAACTCCTTTTTGACATGGTGTGAGAGATATGAGAAGATTGACATTTCAACTATTGTACGTATGCAGGTGTTCTTACAGGAAAGTATACACCTGAAAACATTCCAACTGGCCCTCGAGGCCAAATTTACACTCGTGACTTTCTTACAAAGGTAAACCATATTTACTTATTCATCATTTTGAATGTCGATTACACAGTGCTGTTTTACAGCTAAAATATCATGGTGATATGCAGCTTCAACCACTGCTGAACAGAATCAAGGAAATAGGAGAAAAGTACAGTAAAACACCTACACAGGTTTGTGCATGTTTTTAACTACTCTATACAAGCCTGAATTTTGTTGATGCTGTGGAAACCTGACTAAACAATTAACTCAAGGTACCTGAATGTCCTTACATGAGCAATTTGACACACAGACGCCAATGTCAAATACTGAAATACATAAGCACTAAGTGACAAGCTTTTAATAAATGTAGACCAACTTTCAGTAGCTTGATGTAGTTATTCACACATCAATATTTAAACAAATCATTTTGAAGACGCAGAAGTAGGCCCTGAGATTTTATATTCTAGTCTTCTAGACATGATTTGTCATCTTTCATAAGTTTGATAGAAACCGGGTTCCTCTTGACAGGTAGCCTTAAACTGGCTAATAGCCCAGGACAATGTTGTGCCAATTCCAGGAGCCAAAAATGCAGAACAGGCTATGGAATTTGCAGGTGCACTCGGATGGAAGCTCAACGATGATGAAGTAACTGAGTTGCGCTCCTTGGCTTCCGAGATTAGACCTGTAACTGGTTTCCCTGTTGAAAACTTGTAAAAGATATACACTAGCATCTGACATCTAAGTTGTAAGCTCCTATATACATACAACTACAAGAATGTAGAAATACACTTCGGTACAATAAAAGTACAAAATTCACATACTTCCATCAAAATGATTGATTGTAGGTTGACCATTCAATGCCTATTCACACTTAAGGCAAACTGAAAATAGTAATCTCGCCTCAGTCCTTCATTGTGAAGTCCAAGATTCCAAAGATATGACCTGCAGTGTG of the Fragaria vesca subsp. vesca linkage group LG6, FraVesHawaii_1.0, whole genome shotgun sequence genome contains:
- the LOC101293699 gene encoding reticulon-like protein B8-like: MPEKITPEDLLNNIVGLAENSSKQKSVPFFGDDKSDSVSSQLNRLFGRQKPVHHLLGGGKSADVLLWRNKKISASVLTGFVNRSSSKVPRLVLPEELFVNIAISIGAEINRGLEFIQDVACGGNLKQFLVVVASLWAASVIGSWCNFLTVLYIGFVAAHTLPVLYERYGDQIDDFVYSVFGQLQNHYRKLDSSVLSRIPKGNLKAKKHD
- the LOC101292815 gene encoding uncharacterized oxidoreductase At1g06690, chloroplastic-like codes for the protein MAMHVSSAGFSIFSHRRVNRVRAVASENVSIEEQKVQLGASELKVTKLGIGAWSWGDTSYWNNFDWDDRKMKAAKNAFDASIDGGITFFDTAEVYGSRASFGAINSETLLGRFIKERKEKDPEVEVAVATKFAALPWRLGRQSVLSALKGSLSRLGLSSVELYQLHWPGVWGNEGYLDGLGDAVEQGLVKAVGVSNYREKRLRDAYEKLKKRGIPLASNQVNYSLIYRAPEENGVKATCDELGITLIAYSPIAQGVLTGKYTPENIPTGPRGQIYTRDFLTKLQPLLNRIKEIGEKYSKTPTQVALNWLIAQDNVVPIPGAKNAEQAMEFAGALGWKLNDDEVTELRSLASEIRPVTGFPVENL